The genomic region TTTTAGAATGTGTCGAGACCACCGATTTTGGTGCTTTTTTAGATTGGGGGTTAGAGAAGCATTTATTTGTGCCATTTAAAGAGCAGGTATATCCAATGCAAAAAGGGCATCGCTATCTTATTTTTTGCTATTTAGACGAAGACACTAATCGATTGGTAGCCTCTAGTAAAGTACATGCATTTTTAGATAATTCAGATTTAACTATAAAACCTTTTGAAGAGGTGGATTTAATTATAAGTAATAAAACAGATCTTGGTTACAATGTGATCATAAATGAAATTCATCTTGGTTTAATTTACAATGATGATGTCTTCCAGCCCATAGAAATTGGGGATCGCATCAAGGGCTTTATAAAGAAAACACGTAAAGACGGAAAAATTGATGTTACTTTACAGCGCCCCGGTTACCGAAGTATCGAGCCTAATGCCCAGGTGATTTTAGATAAGTTACAAGAAAATAAAGGATTTTTAAATATCACAGATAAATCTTCACCAGATCAAATAAAATCAGTGCTTAAAATGAGCAAAAAAAGCTTTAAACGAGCCGCTGGAAATCTTTATAAACAACGCCAAATTGATATAAAAGACGATGGTATTTATTTAAAACAGTA from Zunongwangia profunda SM-A87 harbors:
- a CDS encoding CvfB family protein, with product MLNIGENHRLIIDRETEPGLFLKNAEGDEVLLPNKYIPENFQLEDEIEVFVYLDHSERPVATTLEPYVKLDEFAFLECVETTDFGAFLDWGLEKHLFVPFKEQVYPMQKGHRYLIFCYLDEDTNRLVASSKVHAFLDNSDLTIKPFEEVDLIISNKTDLGYNVIINEIHLGLIYNDDVFQPIEIGDRIKGFIKKTRKDGKIDVTLQRPGYRSIEPNAQVILDKLQENKGFLNITDKSSPDQIKSVLKMSKKSFKRAAGNLYKQRQIDIKDDGIYLKQ